ATTGCGGATGATGGCCGGGTCGGCCATGAGAGAGTCGATGCGGCCGGCATCGAAGGCGGCGACCGATTGAATATCGAAGTTGTCGAAATCCTTGAGGAGGGCCTGGCGGCGATGCAGGACCAGTTGCCAGCTGAGTCCGCACTGGAATATCTCCAGGGAGAGCATGGCGAAGAGCCTTTGGGAGCCGTGCAGGGGGCGGCCCCACTCGCGGTCGTGATAGCTGCGCATAAGCGGATCAGCCACCTGAGCCCAGTCGCATCGATGTGAAGGTTCGGCCATGCTGCACTCCCCTTTCCAGCGTTCGGCTTCAGGCTAGCACCGGCGGCCGCCCGGGCCGGGTGGTCAATACCACCGAGCAAGGCTGGCCGATTTAGAGTTGAGACAGAGGCCGGCCGGCCCGTGCCCGGGGACATCCCCACGGCGGCAGCAGGGTTGCGGCCGGCAAGGAGAGGAAGCATGTGCCATGACTGACAAGGACAATCCGCGCAGACTCTGGACCGACGATGAGGACCCGGTCGAGAGGGCCAAGCGCACTTCCCCTGCCATGCAGGGCAGCCAATCGGCTTCGGGATCGACTTCGGCAACCGGGAGTTCAAGGAATGGAAGTTCGGCATCGTCTGATGCGTCGGCTTCGAATTCATCCAGCTCGGGTTCATCGCCTTCGGTAGCCGCAGCCAAGCGGTCCGGTGATTCGTCGAAGAAGGCATCGACTGGAAAAGCCAGTGCCGATGAGACCACCAACAAAGGCAAGAGCAGTTCTGATCGCAGCGGCAATGAGGCGGCGCAGGGATCAAACCAAGCACAGAACCAGCAGCAAAAGCAGGGTCAGACCGAAAAGGAGCAGGAATCCTCCAAGGGCCGAGGCTGGAAGCTGTTCGAGGACATCCTGCTCTGGGTGGCCTGGGTGGCCATGGTGGGTTTCAACGGCTATGCGGAGGTCTACCACTTCAATGGCACGACAGTTGGAGGCCTGGCTCGCAAGGTGGACCTTTGGATCATGCCCGCCGGCTACGTCTTCGCCATCTGGGGGGTCATCTACATCGCCCTGGCCATCTGGCTCTTCCGCTTTTGCCTGGCCGGTCCCAGCCGCAAGCGTCTGGGTTTCCTGCCCTTCACACTGAGCGGGCTGCTCTTCGTGGCCACCTGCTGCCTGAACATCGCCTGGCTGGCCCTGTGGCATATGGAGCGCAACTTCTGGGCACTGGTCATCATCCTCATCCTGACTGTGCTGGCCTGGATGCTCTATGC
The window above is part of the Bifidobacterium asteroides DSM 20089 genome. Proteins encoded here:
- a CDS encoding TspO/MBR family protein → MTDKDNPRRLWTDDEDPVERAKRTSPAMQGSQSASGSTSATGSSRNGSSASSDASASNSSSSGSSPSVAAAKRSGDSSKKASTGKASADETTNKGKSSSDRSGNEAAQGSNQAQNQQQKQGQTEKEQESSKGRGWKLFEDILLWVAWVAMVGFNGYAEVYHFNGTTVGGLARKVDLWIMPAGYVFAIWGVIYIALAIWLFRFCLAGPSRKRLGFLPFTLSGLLFVATCCLNIAWLALWHMERNFWALVIILILTVLAWMLYALVRRDATKAGTPTAAKALDWIPLSIYASWLSVATLVNAGYMVVAGHKVGSAVQGFATIIVVGALLAVAYLMNRHGKDWVFGLVVIWACLGIGIRIFSFAAAMGVLIIALTAVGAFLVYFPWNRFRLVRR